One window from the genome of Elaeis guineensis isolate ETL-2024a chromosome 5, EG11, whole genome shotgun sequence encodes:
- the LOC105046343 gene encoding ras-related protein Rab2BV, protein MAHRVDHEYDYLFKIVLIGDSGVGKSNILSRFTRNEFCLESKSTIGVEFATRTLQIEGKTIKAQIWDTAGQERYRAITSAYYRGAVGALLVYDITKRQTFDNVQRWLRELRDHADSNIVIMMAGNKSDLKHLRAVSEDDARVLAEKEGLSFLETSALEAFNIEKAFQHILTEIYQIISKKALAAQEAAGTTGPPIQGTTINVANSSGNVKRACCST, encoded by the exons ATGGCGCATCGAGTGGATCATGAGTACGATTACCTGTTCAAGATCGTGCTGATCGGTGATTCCGGCGTGGGGAAATCGAACATCCTGTCGAGATTCACCAGGAATGAGTTTTGCCTGGAGTCTAAATCCACCATTGGCGTCGAATTCGCGACCAGGACTCTTCAG ATAGAAGGGAAGACAATCAAGGCACAGATATGGGACACTGCTGGTCAAGAGAGGTACCGTGCCATCACCAGTGCATATTACAGGGGTGCAGTGGGAGCACTCCTAGTCTATGACATTACAAAGAGGCAAACTTTTGACAATGTACAGAGATGGCTTCGTGAACTTAGAGACCATGCAGACTCCAACATTGTCATAATGATGGCTGGTAATAAGTCTGACTTGAAGCACCTACGAGCAGTTTCAGAGGATGATGCCCGAGTGCTGGCTGAGAAGGAGGGGCTTTCCTTTCTAGAGACCTCAGCATTGGAAGCATTCAACATTGAGAAGGCATTCCAGCATATTTTGACAGAGATTTACCAAATAATAAGCAAGAAGGCACTTGCTGCTCAAGAGGCAGCAGGGACAACAGGACCACCCATTCAAGGAACAACTATCAATGTTGCCAATTCTTCAGGGAATGTAAAGAGAGCATGCTGTTCTACTTAG
- the LOC105046342 gene encoding uncharacterized protein translates to MKKEDTVKLISAEGFEFVIDKKAAMVSHTIRNMLTSPGGFAETQLGEVTFPEISTPILEKVCQYFYWSLQYASGMETEFHIEPEITLELMMAANYLHT, encoded by the exons ATGAAGAAGGAGGACACGGTGAAGCTTATAAGCGCGGAGGGGTTCGAGTTCGTGATCGACAAGAAGGCCGCCATGGTGTCCCACACCATCCGCAACATGCTCACCTCCCCTG GTGGCTTTGCGGAGACGCAGCTCGGAGAGGTGACGTTTCCGGAGATAAGCACCCCCATTCTGGAGAAGGTTTGCCAGTATTTCTATTGGTCCCTTCAATACGCCAG TGGAATGGAGACAGAGTTTCATATCGAACCTGAAATAACTTTGGAGTTGATGATGGCAGCTAATTATCTCCACACCTGA
- the LOC105046341 gene encoding 26S proteasome non-ATPase regulatory subunit 14 homolog, producing MERLHRIFSGAGGMGHPPTDSPLLDSSEQVYISSLALLKMLKHGRAGVPMEVMGLMLGEFVDEYTVRVVDVFAMPQSGTGVSVEAVDHVFQTNMLDMLKQTGRPEMVVGWYHSHPGFGCWLSGVDINTQQSFEALNPRAVAVVIDPIQSVKGKVVIDAFRLINPQTMMLGQEPRQTTSNVGHLNKPSIQALIHGLNRHYYSIAINYRKNELEEKMLLNLHKKKWTDGLTLRRFDAHSKTNEQTVQEMLNLAIKYNKAVQEEDELPPEKLAIVNVGRQDAKKHLEEHVSNLMSSNIVQTLGTMLDTVVF from the exons atggAGAGGCTGCATCGGATCTTCTCAGGGGCGGGAGGGATGGGGCACCCCCCAACGGACTCCCCACTGTTGGACTCGTCGGAGCAGGTCTACATCTCCTCCCTCGCCCTCCTCAAGATGCTCAAGCACg ggaGGGCTGGGGTGCCGATGGAGGTGATGGGGCTGATGCTGGGGGAGTTCGTGGACGAGTACACTGTGCGGGTGGTGGACGTATTCGCCATGCCGCAGAGCGGGACCGGCGTCAGCGTCGAGGCCGTCGACCACGTTTTCCAGACCAACATGCTCGATATGCTCAAGCAGACTGGAAG GCCTGAAATGGTTGTGGGATGGTACCATTCTCATCCAGGCTTTGGTTGTTGGCTTTCTGGCGTTGATATAAATACGCAGCAG AGTTTTGAAGCCTTGAATCCAAGGGCAGTAGCCGTTGTCATAGATCCAATTCAGAGTGTTAAGGGGAAGGTGGTTATTGATGCTTTCCGCTTGATCAATCCTCAGACCATGATGCTAGGCCAAGAGCCTCGCCAGACTACTTCTAATGTTGGGCATCTCAACAAGCCATCTATTCAG GCACTCATTCATGGGTTGAATCGACATTACTACTCTATAGCCATTAACTATCGGAAAAATGAGCTTGAAGAAAAGATGTTGCTGAACCTGCACAAAAAGAAATGGACTGATGGACTGACACTGAGGCGGTTTGATGCACATTCTAAAACTAATGAGCAGACTGTGCAG GAAATGCTAAACTTAGCCATCAAATATAACAAAGCGGTTCAGGAGGAAGATGAGCTGCCACCAGAGAAGCTGGCAATCGTGAATGTTGGAAGGCAAGATGCGAAGAAGCATCTAGAAGAACATGTCTCAAACCTGATGTCATCTAATATAGTCCAGACATTGGGGACCATGCTAGACACTGTTGTATTCTAA